A stretch of Prinia subflava isolate CZ2003 ecotype Zambia chromosome 14, Cam_Psub_1.2, whole genome shotgun sequence DNA encodes these proteins:
- the TASOR gene encoding protein TASOR isoform X3 — protein MADAVIRNGGEMEPEQHQRTEKTSAGVLGAESNRAGAAEDTTQNGGRSENGSAGEALVVAAVAAEDKVPTNLSISSSSQRRSSISTANEQQQQQPPNGVLGGPPSLPKPSEDQQPVRRNFQIPRKSREKKALFQPVLPDSREFEDILKILHSSYLDLSSVSNFKYRRASLVHSELLEKEFTEKRRELKFDGRMEKELSENYGFLMVDRCQIQSICERGLQVGHSRITILGSPSMGVYISKHADLLQPNPLEPGATGDVIVFKIIKGRMKSVYDHIGMKTMESTAKGVLDPTPKHECHVSKNANKINSLLAYRAYELTQFYFYEYGFDEIRRRPRHVCPYAVVSFTYKDDVVQGPKFMPPSRANTFHTDRSTEKCSITLWRGQIWNKGKLVCHVSLKSAAQPFLPCKLPEKLEVEKVVSIDLLKKKISPSVFFKENYQGGKEVWKNGMYCSLYEVVEKSRSGSHLEGLLQKLEKEKLVLVKPLVDRGFLFLLSPWQMMSPYDHQTGRSRVLHALFLFPEPRGVINSAQKSVPYTTQKNSTTTVLHEENEIIPEFTKLVQSLHFALIQCRKDRSPDFAAVVEKYVHEYFKKLYSGPGRGREFIFHEYSTRLDDKRFLHPAPRYKGHIRPCWQNYIFDCETYELPISRVKELLDRNRKPQHFSPVSDYEATEDCSDFAKAKCRKRIHPKYEATAAKQKLPPSGEYDTERLKELINLIQCRKKNVGGDSDSEDPRIRSGLKRKLEKQSENLQKYLKMSDSSENICQYEGGRTLDSPHSTLSMNSDHGGHDSDFRQADVSDPAADTQGLIKVLLETLATASRCDPKLAQSVSQALALGTEETEEDVRQKYEYESVPAQDRDDHNTDPNTAQADSVTFKDPQSPAMMEADVQCFPYPVDVSLQLPPNEAALEHTLHLQEASTESTFEDYSPCPSAPTEHGYSGQHLSSNNAGEDGMHWKLIPITGLTSPKKPLQYLPPTDALPNDPRAVNRQRNPDSQLPCSPFSDTQKGTAEDGHCTGQVEKLEDQYELRDHPFTAKHSISAVIETTLLEEYKLFARKIQEILQQKNIAYISSKPTPVLSTQERITRLSEHICLQASEISVQEYIESLSEKLNNVILASSCMKQSAPVHSSPEALGVVSSTAPRPVPDALAVCRDSDTAPFPEPLCNNLGEELHSREQPATSLPLGREKMGHRNAKPEDQTSSGGDLVEPPEKTQKSPENVNISTQPAFPDIIHQLKPELLNSLVKIMSDVQKNTVKFYIHEEEESVLCREIKEYLRKLGNTECHPEQFLQRRDNVDKLLIIIQNEDIANLIHKIPGLVTLKRLSCVSFAGVDSLDDVKNRTYNELFVSGGFVVSDESVLNPESVTTDKLKQFLTFLEDLSTPDGKWQWKVHCKIQKKLKELGRMNANALNLLTLLNTYQKKHLVEILSYHNCDSQTRNAPELDCLIRLQAQNIQQRHVVFLTEKNLKTLSSYVDNGIVVAAVDDFMRNFESLVGYHNSVTEQNHLPPCSAGQRQSDAVLTLSPLELGVGISQH, from the exons ATGGCGGATGCCGTGATCCGCAATGGCGGCGAGATGGAGCCGGAGCAGCATCAGCGGACGGAGAAGACCAGCGCGGGCGTCCTCGGAGCGGAGAGTAACAGAGCAGGAGCCGCTGAGGACACCACACAAAATGGCGGGCGCTCTGAGAACGGTAGCGCTGGGGAGGCGCTGGTGgtggctgctgttgctgcagagGACAAGGTCCCCACAAACctcagcatcagcagcagcagccagcgcAGGAGCAGCATCTCGACGGCaaatgaacagcagcagcagcagccgcccAACGGTGTGCTCGGGGGGCCGCCCTCTCTCCCTAAGCCCTCAGAAGACCAGCAGCCTGTTAGGAGGAACTTTCAGATCCccaggaagagcagagaaaagaaag CACTCTTCCAGCCAGTACTTCCAGATTCTCGGGAATTTGAGGATATTTTGAAGATTCTGCATTCTTCCTACTTGGATTTAAGTTCAGTGTCCAATTTTAAATACAGGAGAGCCAGCTTGGTTCATAGTGAACTGTTGGAAAAGGAA TTCACAGAAAAACGCAGGGAGCTGAAATTTGATGGGCGAATGGAGAAGGAGCTCTCGGAAAATTACGGATTCCTCATGGTGGATCGGTGCCAG ATCCAGAGCATATGTGAAAGGGGGCTGCAGGTTGGCCACTCCAGAATCACAATTCTCGGCAGCCCTTCCATGG GTGTATATATCTCCAAGCATGCTGATTTATTGCAGCCTAATCCTCTAGAACCTGGAGCAACTGGAGATgtgattgtttttaaaataataaag GGGAGAATGAAAAGCGTATATGACCACATTGGTATGAAAACAATGGAATCGACTGCCAAGGGCGTGTTGGATCCCACCCCAAAGCACGAGTGTCATGTTTCAAAGAATGCAAATAAAATCAACTCCTTGTTGGCTTACCGAGCCTATGAACTTACTCAG TTCTACTTTTATGAATACGGCTTTGATGAGATCAGGCGAAGACCAAGACATGTTTGTCCTTATGCTGTTGTTTCATTTACTTATAAAGATGACGTGGTACAAGGACCAAAATTTATGCCCCCATCAAG AGCAAACACCTTCCACACAGATAGAAGTACAG AGAAGTGTAGCATTACATTGTGGAGGGGACAGATTTGGAATAAAGGCAAACTTGTGTGCCACGTTTCCCTAAAATCAGCAGCACAACCTTTCCTTCCATGCAAGCT TCCTGAGAAGCTTGAGGTTGAAAAAGTTGTAAGCATTGAtctgttgaagaaaaaaatttcaccATCTGtgttctttaaagaaaattaccaaggaggaaaagaag TGTGGAAGAATGGCATGTACTGTAGCCTGTATGAAGTTGTGGAGAAGTCCCGTTCTGGGAGTCACTTAGAGGGTTTACTTCAAAaactagagaaagaaaaactt GTCCTTGTGAAACCACTTGTGGAcagaggatttctttttcttctttctccttggCAAATGATGTCCCCTTATG ACCACCAGACTGGAAGGTCCCGTGTGCTTCATGCATTGTTTCTGTTTCCAGAGCCTAGAGGTGTAATTAACTCAG CTCAAAAGAGTGTTCCATatacaacacagaaaaattcaaCTACCACGGTTTTGCAcgaagaaaatgaaatcattcCAGAATTCACCAAGCTGGTTCAGTCTCTGCATTTTGCTTTAATCCAATGCCGTAAAGACAGGAGTCCAGATTTCGCTGCTGTTGTGGAAAAGTACGTGCATGAGTACTTTAAAAAACTCTACAGTGGCCCTGGAAGAGGTAGAGAATTTATATTCCATGAGTACTCGACACGGCTGGATGACAAAAGATTTCTGCACCCTGCCCCAAGGTACAAAGGTCACATTCGCCCATGCTGGCAGAACTATATTTTTGATTGTGAGACCTATGAGCTCCCCATTTCCAGAGTTAAAGAACTGCTGGATAGAAATCGGAAGCCTCAGCACTTCAGTCCTGTCTCAGATTATGAAGCTACAGAAGACTGTTCTGACTTTGCCAAggcaaaatgcaggaaaagaatCCATCCCAAATATGAAGCCACTGCTGCCAAACAAAAACTACCTCCTTCTGGAGAATATGATACTGAAAGACTCAAAGAACTTATTAACTTGATCCAGTGTAGGAAGAAAAACGTAGGTGGAGATTCTGATTCTGAGGACCCCAGAATTAGAAGTGGTCTGaaaagaaagctggaaaaacaATCTGAAAATCTGCAGAAATACCTAAAAATGAGTGACTCTTCAGAGAATATTTGTCAGTACGAGG GGGGCAGAACCTTGGATTCACCACACTCCACGTTGTCAATGAATTCCGACCACGGTGGCCACGATAGCGACTTCAGGCAGGCGGATGTGTCTGACCCTGCTGCCGACACACAGGGGCTCATCAAAGTGCTGCTGGAGACTCTGGCCACTGCAAGCCGCTGCGACCCAAAGCTGGCACAGTCTGTCAGTCAAGCTCTTGCATTAGGCACTGAGGAAACTGAAGAGGATGTGagacaaaaatatgaatatgaatcCGTTCCAGCTCAGGACAGAGATGATCATAACACTGATCCTAACACTGCTCAGGCTGACAGTGTTACCTTCAAGGACCCACAGAGCCCAGCCATGATGGAAGCTGACGTGCAGTGCTTCCCCTACCCTGTCGATGTCAGTCTGCAGCTCCCACCCAATGAAGCAGCCCTTGAGCACACACTGCATTTACAA gaGGCAAGCACTGAGAGTACCTTTGAAGACTACAGTCCCTGTCCTAGTGCACCTACAGAACATGGCTATAGTGGGCAACATCTCAGCTCAAATAATGCAGGGGAAGATGGAATGCACTGGAAACTTATCCCAATTACAG GTCTGACATCACCAAAAAAGCCACTGCAGTACTTGCCACCAACAGATGCACTTCCTAATGACCCTCGGGCAGTAAATCGACAGAGAAATCCTGATTCTCAGTTGCCATGCTCTCCATTTTCAGACACACAGAAGGGGACAGCAGAAGATGGGCATTGCACAGGACAAGTGGAGAAACTTGAAGATCAGTATGAGCTAAGAGATCACCCTTTTACAGCTAAGCATTCCATTAGTGCAGTAATAGAGACAACACTGTTAGAAGAGTATAAGCTCTTTGCAAGAAAGATTCAAGAAATTTTGCAGCAAAAGAACATTGCTTATATCAGTAGCAAGCCCACACCAGTCCTTTCTACCCAGGAGAGGATAACAAGACTTTCTGAACACATCTGTTTGCAGGCATCAGAGATTTCTGTCCAAGAATATATAGAGAGCCTGAGTGAGAAGCTGAATAATGTAATTTTAGCTTCTTCATGCATGAAGCAGAGTGCCCCAGTTCATTCTAGTCCTGAAGCACTGGGGGTGGTGAGCAGCACTGCCCCCAGGCCGGTGCCCGATGCACTGGCCGTGTGCAGGGACAGCGACACGGCGCCATTCCCAGAGCCACTGTGCAATAACCTGGGGGAAGAGCTGCATTCTCGTGAGCAGCCTGCAACAAGCCTACCCCTAGGGAGGGAGAAAATGGGTCATAGGAATGCTAAACCAGAGGATCAGACTTCTTCTGGTGGTGATCTCGTGGAACCACCAGAAAAGACTCAGAAATCCCCTGAGAATGTAAACATTTCAACTCAACCAGCTTTTCCTGATATTATACACCAGTTAAAACCTGAACTATTGAACAGTTTGGTCAAAATTATGTCAGATGTACAGAAAAACACTGTCAAATTTTATATtcatgaagaggaagaaagtgTTCTCTGCAGAGAAATAAAG GAATATCTTAGGAAGTTAGGGAATACAGAGTGCCATCCAGAGCAATTCCTTCAAAGAAGAGATAATGTAGATAAACTGTTGATCATTATCCAAAATGAAGACATTGCCAACCTCATCCATAAG atccCTGGCCTGGTGACTCTGAAGAGGCTCTCCTGTGTCAGCTTTGCAGGGGTTGATAGTTTGGATGATGTGAAAAACCGCACTTACAATGAGCTGTTTGTgtctgggggttttgttgtgtcAGATGAATCTGTCCTTAACCCAGAGTCCGTCACTACAG ATAAACTAAAACAGTTCCTAACGTTTCTGGAGGATCTCAGTACCCCAGATGGAAAATGGCAGTGGAAAGTCCactgcaaaatacaaaaaaaactAAAAGAGCTGGGGAG GATGAATGCCAATGCCCTGAACCTGCTCACCCTTCTGAACACTTATCAAAAGAAGCACTTGGTTGAGATCCTGTCTTACCATAACTGTGATTCTCAAACTCGAAATGCTCCGGAACTTGACTGTCTCATCAGGCTTCAGGCTCAAAACATACAACAGAGACATGTTGTCTTCCTAACAG aAAAGAATCTCAAAACGCTCTCGAGTTATGTTGATAATGGCATAGTGGTTGCTGCTGTTGATGACTTTATGCGTAACTTCGAAAGTCTCGTTGGGTATCACAACTCTGTGACTGAGCAGAACCACCttcctccctgcagtgctggccaAAGACAATCAG ATGCTGTTTTGACATTGTCCCCTTTGGAGCTGGGAGTTGGGATTTCCCAGCACTAA